The following coding sequences are from one Pseudonocardia sp. HH130630-07 window:
- the ectA gene encoding diaminobutyrate acetyltransferase — protein sequence MIAPEQAESRASAPSSGAPAGAGAGGDHSYEIVVPSAADGVDMERLAVESQTLDANSRYAYVLWCRDFARTSVIARRSDGRAVGYVTGYLRPQAPGTLLIWQVCVDPVARGAGLAGRMLDAVWDAAAADSGADRMETTITPDNASSIKLFSSFARRHDTTIERSDLFGPDLLGDSHEPEHLYRIGPIAADKGGKK from the coding sequence ATGATCGCTCCCGAGCAGGCCGAATCCCGAGCGTCCGCACCCTCGTCCGGGGCCCCGGCGGGTGCCGGCGCCGGCGGCGACCACTCCTACGAGATCGTGGTCCCGTCCGCGGCCGACGGGGTCGACATGGAGCGTCTCGCGGTCGAGTCGCAGACGCTGGACGCGAACTCCCGCTACGCCTACGTGCTGTGGTGCCGCGACTTCGCGCGCACGTCGGTGATCGCCCGCCGGAGCGACGGCCGCGCCGTCGGTTACGTCACCGGCTACCTGCGCCCGCAGGCGCCCGGCACCCTGCTGATCTGGCAGGTGTGCGTGGACCCGGTCGCGCGGGGGGCCGGGCTCGCCGGCCGCATGCTCGACGCCGTGTGGGACGCCGCGGCCGCGGACTCCGGCGCCGACCGGATGGAGACGACGATCACACCAGACAACGCGTCGTCCATCAAGCTCTTCAGCTCCTTCGCCAGACGACACGACACGACCATCGAGCGGTCCGATCTGTTCGGCCCGGACCTGCTCGGCGATTCGCACGAGCCGGAGCACCTCTACCGCATCGGCCCGATCGCAGCAGACAAGGGTGGGAAGAAATGA